In the genome of Pangasianodon hypophthalmus isolate fPanHyp1 chromosome 23, fPanHyp1.pri, whole genome shotgun sequence, one region contains:
- the zftraf1 gene encoding zinc finger TRAF-type-containing protein 1: MSSMEERGEVAAAPGSSSAGLGVGPEAVAAGAGLSGIQEESGMRREGSGSGSGPETDPDAPPKKRVRLQEGEAGKLEERLYSVLCCTVCLDLPKASVYQCTNGHLMCAGCFIHLLADARLKEEQATCPNCRCEISKSLCCRNLAVEKAVSELPSDCSYCLKQFPRSSLDHHQSEECQDRLTQCKYKRIGCPWQGPFHELTAHEVDCCHPSKTGIELMGILDEMDQSHRRELQLYNSIFSLLSFEKIGFTEVQFRPYRTDDFITRLYYETPRFTVLNQTWVLKARVNDSERNPNLSCKRTLSFQLILKSKVNSTLECSFLLLKGPYDDVKIKPVIQHHVFSNDANETEYAPLPISDSVECNKLLAAKNINLRLFIFQIQK; this comes from the exons ATGTCTTCGATGGAAGAGCGAGGCGAGGTGGCGGCCGCTCCAGGCTCGTCCTCAGCCGGATTGGGTGTCGGGCCTGAGGCCGTGGCTGCAGGTGCGGGTTTATCCGGGATTCAGGAAGAATCGGGCATGCGGAGAGAGGGTTCCGGTTCCGGTTCTGGTCCAGAGACAGATCCGGACGCGCCGCCCAAAAAGCGCGTGCGGCTGCAGGAGGGCGAAGCGGGTAAGCTCGAGGAGCGCCTCTATTCCGTCCTGTGCTGCACCGTGTGCCTGGACCTACCCAAAGCCTCGGTTTACCAG TGTACAAATGGGCACCTGATGTGTGCCGGCTGCTTCATCCACCTGCTGGCGGATGCACGGCTGAAGGAAGAGCAGGCCACGTGCCCGAACTGCCGCTGTGAGATTAGCAAGAGCCTGTGCTGCAGGAACTTGGCGGTAGAGAAAGCTGTAAGTGAACTGCCCTCGGACTGCAGCTACTGCCTCAAACAGTTCCCCCGCTCCAGCCTGGACCACCACCAGTCAGAAGAGTGCCAGGACag GCTTACGCAGTGTAAATACAAGCGGATCGGCTGTCCGTGGCAGGGGCCATTCCATGAGCTCACTGCCCACGAGGTTGACTGCTGCCACCCATCTAAGACTGGCATCGAGCTGATGGGCATCCTGGACGAGATGGATCAGAGCCATCGCCGAGAGCTGCAGCTCTATAACAGCATCTTCAGTTTGCTCAGCTTCGAGAAGATCGGCTTCACAG AGGTGCAGTTTCGGCCATACCGCACAGACGACTTCATCACCCGTCTGTACTACGAGACGCCACGCTTCACCGTGCTCAACCAGACATGGGTGCTGAAGGCACGCGTCAACGACTCAGAGCGCAACCCCAACCTTTCCTGTAAGCGCACACTCTCCTTCCAGCTGATCCTGAAGAGCAAAGTAAACTCGACGCTGGAGTGTTCCTTCCTGCTGCTCAAGGGCCCGTACGACGACGTGAAGATCAAACCCGTCATCCAGCACCACGTCTTCTCCAACGACGCCAACGAGACGGAGTACGCGCCGCTGCCCATCAGCGACAGCGTCGAGTGCAACAAGCTGCTGGCTGCCAAAAACATCAACCTGCGCCTCTTCATCTTTCAGATCCAGAAATAG